The Xanthobacter flavus genome includes a window with the following:
- a CDS encoding CBS domain-containing protein, translating to MMTVDDILREKRDTRIITLRMHETVADAVLVMKRENISSVIIKDVCRTEGNTVVGVFSERDVTRAVLEHGANTPKVVLASLLKREVISCALSDTIETVLRLMVEHQVRHLPVMESYALVGVISATDLMRHYLKESESHPSPEAVSGGIEAGLAALR from the coding sequence ATGATGACCGTGGACGACATCCTGCGGGAAAAACGTGACACCCGCATCATCACCCTGCGCATGCACGAGACGGTGGCTGACGCCGTGCTCGTCATGAAGCGGGAGAACATCTCTTCCGTCATTATCAAGGACGTCTGCCGCACCGAGGGCAACACGGTGGTGGGCGTCTTTTCCGAGCGCGACGTGACGCGCGCGGTGCTGGAGCATGGCGCCAACACGCCGAAGGTGGTGCTGGCCTCCCTGCTCAAGCGCGAGGTGATCTCCTGCGCGCTGAGCGACACCATCGAGACCGTGCTGCGCCTGATGGTGGAGCACCAGGTACGCCATCTGCCGGTGATGGAAAGCTACGCGCTGGTGGGTGTCATCAGCGCCACCGACCTCATGCGCCATTACCTCAAGGAATCGGAATCCCACCCGTCGCCTGAAGCTGTGTCGGGGGGCATCGAGGCCGGCCTCGCCGCGCTGCGCTGA
- the frc gene encoding formyl-CoA transferase has protein sequence MGKALDGVRVLDMTHVQSGPSATQLLAWLGADVIKVEMPRRGDITRSQLRDKSNVDSLYFTMLNANKKSVTLNIKTPAGQEALNRLVETCDVLVENFGPGVLERQGFGYESLRARNPRLIYASIRGFAEASGVDAKAYETIAQAMGGAMSTTGWRSGPPTASSAQIGDTGTGIHCVAGILAALFQRTMTGGGQKVDVAMQDCVVNLLRVKLRDQQRLDAGALAEYPGAPSGDCVPRAGNCSGGGQPGAALRCAPGGENDYCYVIIQPQGWAPLMRLVGRKDLIDDPKFASHEARAQRLEQCFEIIERWTVRRTKFEVMEALNAIDVPCGPVLSTKDILDDRALYDRGFLVEVPHPERGTYVTVGSPIALSANHVPVERAPLLGEHTDEVLASVGFSAEEIAGMRAAGAV, from the coding sequence ATGGGCAAGGCGCTTGACGGCGTGCGCGTCCTGGATATGACGCACGTTCAGTCCGGCCCCTCGGCGACGCAGCTTCTTGCGTGGCTGGGCGCGGATGTCATCAAGGTGGAAATGCCGCGGCGCGGGGACATCACCCGCTCGCAGCTCAGGGACAAGTCCAACGTGGACAGTCTCTATTTCACCATGCTCAACGCCAATAAGAAGAGCGTCACCCTCAACATCAAGACCCCCGCCGGCCAGGAGGCGCTCAACCGCCTCGTAGAGACCTGCGATGTGCTGGTCGAGAATTTCGGCCCCGGCGTTCTTGAGCGTCAGGGCTTCGGCTACGAGAGCCTTCGCGCTCGCAATCCGCGCCTGATCTATGCCTCCATCCGGGGCTTCGCCGAAGCCTCCGGCGTGGATGCCAAGGCTTACGAGACCATCGCCCAGGCCATGGGCGGCGCCATGAGCACCACGGGCTGGCGCTCCGGCCCGCCGACGGCCTCCAGCGCGCAGATCGGGGATACCGGCACCGGCATCCATTGCGTGGCCGGCATTCTCGCCGCCTTGTTTCAGCGCACCATGACGGGCGGGGGACAGAAGGTGGACGTGGCCATGCAGGACTGCGTGGTGAACCTTCTTCGCGTGAAGCTGCGCGACCAGCAGCGGCTTGATGCGGGCGCGCTTGCGGAATATCCCGGCGCGCCCTCCGGCGATTGCGTGCCACGGGCGGGCAATTGCTCCGGCGGCGGCCAGCCCGGCGCCGCCCTGCGCTGCGCGCCCGGCGGCGAGAACGATTATTGCTACGTCATCATCCAGCCCCAGGGCTGGGCGCCGCTGATGCGGCTGGTCGGCCGCAAGGACCTGATCGACGATCCCAAGTTCGCCTCCCACGAGGCGCGCGCCCAGCGGCTGGAGCAGTGCTTCGAGATCATCGAGCGCTGGACCGTCCGGCGCACCAAGTTCGAGGTGATGGAGGCGCTCAACGCCATCGACGTGCCCTGCGGGCCGGTGCTCTCCACCAAGGACATCCTGGATGATCGCGCGCTCTACGACCGCGGCTTCCTCGTGGAAGTGCCGCACCCGGAGCGCGGGACCTATGTGACGGTCGGCTCGCCCATCGCGCTGTCCGCCAATCATGTGCCGGTGGAGCGCGCGCCGCTTCTCGGCGAGCACACCGACGAAGTCCTCGCGAGCGTGGGCTTCTCGGCCGAAGAAATCGCCGGCATGCGTGCCGCCGGTGCCGTCTGA
- the oxlT gene encoding oxalate/formate MFS antiporter, whose amino-acid sequence MAVKAPATNRWLQLVAGVVCMVAAANIQYSWTLFVPEIVTAHGWTRASVQVAFTVFVVVQTWLTPIEGYFIDKYGPRVMVLVGGFFTGLSWVLNSYAGSLTALYVAAAVGGIGVGCVYATCVNAALKWFPDRRGLAVGLTAAGYGSGTVLTILPIAAMIKSSGYQETFFTFGLVQGAVIMLAAGFLRAPAKTEVTFSSTVAQSRRDYTLGEALRTPVFYVMLTMFVLTVSGGLMAVAQLGVIAEDLGVKHINVDLYFFAMAALPFALMLDRILNGFSRPFFGWISDHIGREKTMFFAFALEGIGIVALGTFGTNPWAFIILSGVVFLAWGEVYSLFSATAADTFGSKHIGKIYGMLYTAKGFAALLVPLANLLMEATGTWTTVLYTVAAMDLTAAFAALFVLRPMLARHHRLNAEAAAAATATRQATA is encoded by the coding sequence ATGGCAGTGAAGGCGCCAGCGACGAATCGCTGGCTTCAGTTGGTCGCCGGCGTCGTCTGCATGGTGGCAGCAGCAAACATTCAGTATTCGTGGACCCTGTTTGTTCCCGAGATCGTCACAGCGCACGGCTGGACCCGCGCGTCCGTTCAGGTCGCCTTCACCGTCTTCGTGGTGGTGCAGACCTGGCTCACGCCCATCGAGGGCTACTTCATCGACAAGTACGGCCCGCGCGTGATGGTGCTGGTCGGTGGCTTCTTCACCGGCCTCAGCTGGGTGTTGAATTCCTACGCCGGATCGTTGACCGCGCTTTATGTGGCCGCGGCTGTCGGCGGCATCGGCGTGGGCTGCGTCTACGCCACCTGCGTGAATGCCGCGCTGAAGTGGTTCCCGGATCGGCGCGGCCTCGCGGTCGGCCTCACCGCTGCCGGCTATGGCTCGGGCACGGTGCTGACCATCCTGCCCATCGCCGCCATGATCAAGTCGAGCGGCTATCAGGAAACCTTCTTCACCTTCGGCCTCGTGCAGGGCGCGGTGATCATGCTGGCCGCCGGCTTCCTGCGGGCTCCGGCCAAGACCGAGGTGACCTTCTCCTCGACGGTGGCCCAGTCCCGCCGGGACTACACGCTGGGAGAAGCGCTGCGCACCCCCGTGTTCTACGTGATGCTGACCATGTTCGTCCTCACCGTCTCCGGCGGCCTGATGGCGGTGGCGCAGCTGGGCGTGATCGCCGAGGACCTCGGCGTGAAGCACATCAACGTCGACCTGTACTTCTTCGCCATGGCCGCGCTGCCCTTCGCGCTGATGCTGGACCGCATCCTGAATGGGTTCTCGCGTCCCTTCTTCGGCTGGATCTCGGACCACATCGGCCGCGAGAAGACGATGTTCTTCGCCTTCGCCCTGGAAGGTATCGGCATCGTCGCCCTCGGGACGTTCGGTACCAATCCCTGGGCGTTCATCATCCTCTCGGGCGTCGTCTTCCTTGCCTGGGGTGAGGTCTACTCCCTGTTCTCGGCAACCGCCGCGGACACCTTCGGATCGAAGCACATCGGCAAGATCTACGGCATGCTCTACACCGCGAAGGGCTTCGCCGCCCTTCTGGTGCCGCTGGCCAACCTGCTGATGGAGGCGACCGGCACCTGGACGACCGTGCTCTACACGGTCGCCGCCATGGACCTCACCGCCGCCTTCGCCGCCCTCTTCGTCCTGCGGCCCATGCTCGCCCGCCATCACCGGCTCAATGCCGAGGCTGCGGCTGCGGCGACGGCCACGCGCCAGGCAACCGCCTGA
- the oxlT gene encoding oxalate/formate MFS antiporter, whose protein sequence is MAQNSAAPVGGPMGGRWLQLLIGVICMSMIANLQYGWTLFVEPMNEKHQWGRASIQVAFTIFVLFETWLVPVEGWFVDKFGPRIVVFIGGILCALSWYLNSRADSLAMLYVSAALGGTGAGAVYGTCVGSALKWFPDRRGLAAGITAAGFGAGSALTIVPIAAMIKSQGYEHTFLFFGLLQGIVVMVLSLLLRAPKEGQLPPVKVSATQSRRNYGPGEMVKAPVFWVMYLMFVLVAAGGLMATAQLGSIAKDFKIADVPVSILGLTMPALTFALSIDRVLNGLTRPFFGWVSDNIGRENTMFIAFGLEAVGVLALAHFGSNPVLFVLLTGLVFFAWGEIYSLFPATCGDTFGGKYATTNAGLLYTAKGTASLVVPMASVAVASLGNWDLVFMITAAVNAIAALMAIFVLKPMRSRFVAGAAAEATAEPARAKVTG, encoded by the coding sequence ATGGCTCAGAATTCCGCAGCGCCTGTCGGCGGCCCCATGGGAGGGCGTTGGCTGCAACTGCTCATCGGCGTCATCTGCATGTCGATGATCGCCAATCTTCAGTATGGGTGGACGCTGTTCGTCGAACCCATGAACGAGAAGCACCAGTGGGGCCGCGCCTCCATTCAGGTCGCCTTCACCATCTTCGTGCTGTTCGAGACTTGGCTGGTCCCTGTCGAGGGCTGGTTCGTGGACAAGTTCGGCCCGCGGATCGTCGTGTTCATCGGCGGTATCCTGTGCGCGTTGTCCTGGTATCTGAATTCGCGGGCGGATAGCCTCGCCATGCTTTACGTCTCGGCTGCCCTCGGCGGAACTGGCGCGGGTGCGGTGTATGGTACCTGCGTCGGCTCGGCGCTGAAGTGGTTCCCCGACCGCCGCGGTCTTGCCGCCGGCATCACCGCCGCCGGTTTCGGCGCCGGCTCCGCGCTCACGATCGTGCCCATCGCGGCCATGATCAAGTCGCAGGGCTACGAGCACACCTTTCTGTTCTTCGGCTTGCTGCAGGGCATCGTGGTGATGGTGCTCTCGCTGCTGCTCCGGGCGCCGAAGGAGGGCCAGCTGCCCCCGGTCAAGGTGTCCGCCACCCAAAGCCGCCGCAACTACGGGCCGGGCGAGATGGTGAAGGCCCCGGTGTTCTGGGTCATGTACCTGATGTTCGTGCTGGTGGCGGCGGGCGGCCTGATGGCGACCGCGCAGCTCGGCTCCATCGCCAAGGACTTCAAGATCGCCGACGTGCCGGTCTCGATCCTCGGCCTGACCATGCCGGCGCTGACCTTCGCGCTGTCCATCGACCGCGTGCTGAACGGCCTCACCCGTCCGTTCTTCGGCTGGGTGTCGGACAACATCGGCCGTGAGAACACCATGTTCATCGCTTTCGGCCTCGAGGCCGTGGGTGTGCTGGCCCTGGCGCACTTCGGCTCCAATCCGGTGCTGTTCGTGCTGCTGACCGGCCTCGTGTTCTTCGCCTGGGGCGAGATCTACTCACTCTTCCCGGCCACCTGCGGCGACACCTTCGGCGGCAAGTACGCCACCACCAACGCCGGCCTCCTCTATACCGCCAAGGGCACGGCCTCGCTGGTGGTGCCGATGGCCTCGGTGGCCGTGGCCAGCCTCGGCAACTGGGACCTGGTGTTCATGATCACCGCTGCGGTCAACGCGATCGCCGCTCTCATGGCCATCTTCGTGCTGAAGCCGATGCGCAGCCGCTTCGTGGCCGGTGCGGCCGCCGAGGCGACTGCCGAGCCGGCGCGCGCGAAGGTCACCGGCTGA
- the pgi gene encoding glucose-6-phosphate isomerase, whose amino-acid sequence MTHPDPSATDAAFAALDAAWKGRTGRIADLFTAADRFERFSTSYGDLLLDFSKTAITDETLALLMDLARAAGVEQMRDAMFAGDHINLTEDRAVLHTALRNRSDDGITVDGIDVKTGIDETLRNLANFAYAVREGRIAGARGNAFTDVVNIGIGGSDLGPAMVAGALAPYHDGPRCHFVSNVDGAHIADTLKGLNPATTLFIVASKTFTTVETMCNAGTARAFIADALGEAAVGDHFAAVSTALDRVEAFGISRERTFGFWDWVGGRYSVWSAIGLPVMVAIGPDRFGEFLAGAAAMDEHFRSAPLDQNMPVLLGLVGLWHRNVCRFPSRAIIPYDQRLARLPAYLQQLDMESNGKSVTREGRPVSRGTGPIVWGEPGTNAQHAFFQLLHQGTDTVPVEFLIAAQGHEPNLKPHQNLLVANCLAQAEALMRGRTLEEAAAQLVGKGFDADQVAAIAPHRVFPGDRPSITLAYAELDPFSLGRIIALYEHRVFVEAAVWGINAFDQWGVELGKELATQFLPAVEGGSLPPDASGSTAGLIAHLGALAQA is encoded by the coding sequence ATGACGCACCCCGATCCGAGCGCGACCGACGCCGCCTTTGCCGCCCTCGATGCCGCCTGGAAAGGCCGGACCGGGCGCATCGCCGATCTGTTCACCGCTGCCGACCGCTTCGAGCGCTTCTCGACCAGCTATGGCGACCTGCTGCTGGACTTCTCGAAGACCGCGATCACCGACGAGACGCTGGCCCTGCTAATGGATCTCGCCCGGGCGGCCGGCGTCGAGCAGATGAGGGACGCCATGTTTGCCGGCGACCACATCAATCTCACCGAGGACAGGGCGGTACTCCACACCGCGCTCCGCAACCGCTCGGATGACGGCATTACCGTCGACGGCATCGATGTGAAGACCGGCATCGACGAAACCCTGCGCAACCTCGCAAACTTCGCGTATGCGGTGCGCGAGGGGCGGATCGCGGGTGCGCGGGGCAACGCCTTCACCGATGTGGTCAACATCGGGATCGGCGGGTCGGACCTCGGGCCGGCCATGGTGGCCGGCGCTCTGGCGCCCTATCACGATGGGCCGCGCTGCCACTTCGTCTCCAATGTGGACGGCGCCCACATCGCCGACACGCTCAAGGGGCTGAACCCGGCGACGACGCTGTTCATCGTCGCCTCCAAGACCTTCACCACCGTCGAGACCATGTGCAACGCGGGAACGGCGCGGGCCTTCATCGCGGATGCCCTCGGCGAGGCGGCAGTGGGCGACCACTTCGCCGCCGTCTCGACGGCGCTCGATCGGGTGGAGGCTTTCGGCATTTCGCGAGAGCGGACCTTCGGCTTCTGGGACTGGGTGGGCGGCCGCTATTCGGTGTGGTCGGCCATCGGCCTTCCGGTGATGGTCGCCATCGGCCCGGACCGCTTCGGCGAATTCCTTGCCGGCGCGGCGGCGATGGACGAGCATTTCCGCTCCGCGCCGCTCGACCAGAACATGCCGGTGCTGCTCGGCCTCGTCGGCCTGTGGCACCGCAACGTCTGCCGCTTCCCGAGCCGCGCCATCATTCCCTACGACCAGCGCCTTGCGCGCCTGCCTGCGTATCTCCAGCAGCTTGACATGGAGAGCAATGGCAAGAGCGTGACGCGCGAAGGCCGCCCGGTCTCGCGCGGAACCGGCCCCATCGTATGGGGTGAGCCGGGCACGAATGCCCAGCATGCCTTCTTCCAGCTGCTCCACCAGGGCACCGACACCGTGCCCGTGGAATTCCTGATCGCGGCGCAAGGGCATGAGCCGAACCTGAAGCCCCACCAGAACCTTCTGGTGGCCAATTGCCTGGCGCAGGCGGAAGCGCTCATGCGTGGGCGCACGCTGGAGGAAGCCGCGGCGCAGCTGGTCGGGAAGGGCTTCGACGCAGATCAGGTCGCCGCTATCGCGCCCCATCGCGTCTTCCCCGGAGACCGACCCTCCATAACGCTGGCATATGCCGAGCTCGACCCGTTCTCCCTCGGCCGCATCATCGCGCTCTATGAGCATCGGGTGTTCGTCGAGGCGGCGGTCTGGGGGATCAACGCCTTCGACCAATGGGGCGTGGAGCTGGGGAAGGAGTTGGCGACCCAATTCCTTCCGGCCGTGGAAGGCGGATCGCTCCCGCCCGACGCATCGGGCTCGACGGCCGGTCTTATCGCCCACCTCGGCGCCCTCGCCCAGGCCTGA
- the pgl gene encoding 6-phosphogluconolactonase, which produces MSTTPIALNTYDDSAGLARALAAHVAEALRGRIARDGSASLAVSGGRTPVAFFEMLSGAPIDWSRVAVTLVDERWVPETSERSNAALVRRHLLQGPASAARFVPLYTGAATPEDGLAMATAAIATLPAPFAAVVLGMGDDGHTASFFPGAETLAAAIDPSAPEALIAVRADAAGEPRITFTLPRLVSADTLVLHIEGMTKRAVLERACASGPVEDLPVRAVLRARAPVDVMWCP; this is translated from the coding sequence CTGTCGACCACTCCGATCGCCCTCAACACCTACGACGATTCCGCGGGCCTCGCCCGGGCGCTGGCCGCCCACGTGGCCGAGGCCCTGCGCGGCCGCATCGCCCGCGACGGAAGCGCGAGCCTCGCCGTCTCGGGCGGGCGGACCCCGGTGGCCTTTTTCGAAATGCTGTCCGGCGCGCCCATCGATTGGAGCCGGGTCGCGGTGACGCTCGTGGACGAGCGTTGGGTTCCTGAGACGTCGGAACGCTCCAACGCCGCCCTGGTGCGACGCCATCTGCTGCAAGGGCCGGCCTCCGCCGCCCGCTTCGTGCCGCTCTATACCGGCGCCGCGACGCCGGAGGATGGCCTTGCAATGGCAACGGCCGCGATCGCCACCCTCCCCGCCCCTTTCGCGGCCGTGGTGCTGGGGATGGGCGACGATGGACACACCGCGTCCTTCTTCCCTGGCGCCGAAACCCTTGCGGCGGCCATCGACCCGTCCGCGCCCGAAGCCCTCATCGCCGTGCGGGCCGATGCGGCGGGCGAACCGCGCATCACCTTCACCCTGCCCCGGCTGGTTTCAGCCGACACCCTGGTGCTGCACATCGAGGGCATGACCAAGCGCGCCGTGTTGGAGCGCGCCTGCGCCAGCGGCCCGGTCGAGGACTTGCCCGTCCGCGCCGTCCTGAGGGCACGCGCGCCTGTCGACGTGATGTGGTGCCCCTGA
- the zwf gene encoding glucose-6-phosphate dehydrogenase has product MVARVVTVELFDIVVFGATGDLARRKLLPALFERDLAGQIPDEARIIGTSRRPLPDEDFRAFARDALGVADGVEDVDQAVLARFLARLSYVAVDAQSDEGWSDLAEILKTGEDRVRVFYLAVGPDLFDPICARIGAFGLVTDLSRVVVEKPVGKDLASAQKVNAAVGRVFREEAVFRIDHYLGKETVQNLMALRFANALFEPVWNNAHIDHVQITVAESIGTAGRAGYYDTAGALRDMVQNHILQLLCLVAMEPPVSLDADAVRDEKLKVLKALEPINESNFAQVTVRGQYRAGASAGGAVPGYLEELGSGESDTETFVAIKAEIGNWRWSGVPFYLRTGKRLASRVSEIVVAFRPIPHSVFDGHAGPIMANRLVIRLQPDEGVKLWLMIKDPGPGGMRLQHVPLDMSFASVFGVRNPDAYERLIMDVVRGNQTLFMRRDEVEAAWRWVDPILDAWRGSRDQPKPYTAGTWGPSAAIALIERDGRTWTDDA; this is encoded by the coding sequence ATGGTCGCGCGCGTGGTCACTGTCGAGCTCTTCGATATCGTCGTCTTCGGCGCAACCGGCGATCTCGCTCGCCGCAAACTTCTCCCGGCCCTGTTCGAGCGGGATCTCGCCGGCCAGATCCCGGACGAAGCCCGCATCATCGGCACCTCGCGCCGCCCCCTCCCTGACGAGGATTTCCGTGCCTTCGCCCGCGATGCCCTCGGCGTTGCGGATGGCGTGGAGGACGTGGATCAGGCCGTGCTTGCCCGCTTCCTTGCGCGGCTGAGCTATGTCGCCGTCGACGCCCAGTCGGACGAAGGCTGGTCCGATCTCGCCGAGATCCTGAAGACCGGAGAGGACCGCGTCCGCGTGTTCTACCTGGCGGTGGGGCCGGACCTGTTCGATCCCATCTGCGCGCGCATCGGCGCATTCGGCCTTGTCACCGACCTCTCGCGGGTGGTGGTGGAGAAGCCTGTGGGCAAGGATCTCGCCTCCGCCCAGAAGGTGAATGCGGCGGTGGGGCGCGTCTTCCGCGAAGAGGCGGTGTTCCGCATCGACCATTATCTCGGCAAGGAGACGGTGCAGAACCTCATGGCGCTCAGGTTCGCCAACGCCTTGTTCGAGCCGGTTTGGAACAACGCCCACATCGACCACGTGCAGATCACCGTGGCGGAGAGCATCGGCACCGCCGGCCGCGCCGGCTATTACGATACGGCCGGGGCGCTGCGCGACATGGTGCAGAACCATATCCTCCAGCTCCTATGTCTCGTCGCCATGGAGCCGCCGGTGTCGCTCGACGCCGACGCAGTGCGCGACGAGAAGCTGAAGGTGCTCAAGGCACTGGAGCCCATCAACGAGAGCAATTTCGCGCAGGTGACGGTGCGCGGCCAGTATCGCGCCGGCGCCTCCGCCGGCGGGGCGGTGCCAGGCTATCTGGAGGAACTCGGCTCCGGCGAAAGCGACACCGAGACCTTTGTCGCCATCAAGGCGGAGATCGGCAACTGGCGCTGGTCCGGCGTGCCGTTCTATCTGCGCACGGGCAAGCGGCTCGCGTCGCGGGTCTCCGAGATCGTCGTCGCCTTCCGGCCGATCCCCCATTCGGTGTTCGACGGCCACGCCGGTCCGATCATGGCGAACCGCCTCGTCATCCGCCTGCAGCCGGACGAGGGCGTGAAACTCTGGCTCATGATCAAGGACCCCGGCCCCGGCGGCATGCGTTTGCAGCACGTCCCGCTCGACATGAGCTTCGCATCCGTCTTCGGCGTGCGGAACCCGGATGCCTATGAGCGGCTTATCATGGATGTCGTGCGGGGCAACCAGACCCTGTTCATGCGCCGCGACGAGGTGGAAGCCGCCTGGCGCTGGGTGGACCCCATTCTCGATGCGTGGCGTGGCTCGCGCGACCAGCCCAAGCCTTACACGGCCGGGACATGGGGGCCATCCGCCGCCATCGCCCTGATCGAACGGGATGGGCGCACCTGGACCGATGACGCCTGA
- the rpsU gene encoding 30S ribosomal protein S21 — protein sequence MQVLVRDNNVDQALKALKKKMQREGIFREMKLRGHYEKPSEKRAREEAEAIRRARKLARKRAQREGLIPSKPRPTTR from the coding sequence GTGCAAGTTCTCGTCCGCGATAACAACGTCGATCAGGCCCTCAAGGCGCTCAAGAAGAAGATGCAGCGCGAGGGGATCTTCCGCGAGATGAAGCTGCGTGGCCACTACGAGAAGCCGTCCGAGAAGCGCGCCCGCGAGGAGGCCGAAGCCATCCGCCGCGCCCGCAAGCTGGCCCGTAAGCGCGCCCAGCGCGAAGGCCTCATCCCGTCCAAGCCGCGCCCCACCACCCGCTGA
- a CDS encoding 5-(carboxyamino)imidazole ribonucleotide synthase, which produces MLRPGSVIGILGGGQLGRMIALAAAELGLKAHVLCPDKDSPAFHVSAAHFCAAYDDFDALARFAAGVDVVTYEFENVPLATAEFLAARVPLRPGAKALAITQDRLAEKSFVRDLGIETAPFAAVDSLADLEVAVVQLGLPAVLKTRRFGYDGKGQVMIRPGEDLTAAWHALGRQSAILEGFVSFSREVSVVAARRADGAFCAYDVTENVHREHILHTSTVPATLTPEAARKARAMARDIGDALEYEGVFAVEMFVVCQGSSERVIVNEIAPRVHNSGHWTQDGAVTSQFEQHVRAIAGWPLGEVSRLGRAQMTNLIGADVHDWHALLAEPGTHVHLYGKEEARAGRKMGHVVRVARDPQACANLPDSEGC; this is translated from the coding sequence ATGCTTCGTCCCGGCAGCGTCATCGGCATACTCGGCGGCGGCCAGCTCGGCCGCATGATCGCCCTCGCGGCGGCGGAGCTCGGTCTCAAGGCGCACGTCCTGTGCCCGGACAAGGACAGCCCCGCCTTCCATGTGAGCGCCGCGCATTTTTGCGCCGCCTATGACGATTTCGACGCGCTGGCGCGGTTCGCCGCCGGCGTCGATGTCGTGACCTACGAATTCGAGAACGTGCCGCTGGCCACCGCCGAATTCCTCGCCGCGCGCGTGCCGCTTCGGCCCGGTGCCAAGGCCCTGGCCATCACGCAGGACCGGCTCGCGGAAAAGAGCTTCGTGCGCGACCTCGGCATCGAGACCGCGCCGTTCGCCGCCGTGGACAGCCTCGCCGACCTTGAAGTCGCGGTCGTACAGCTCGGACTGCCCGCGGTGCTGAAGACGCGCCGCTTCGGCTATGACGGCAAGGGGCAGGTGATGATCCGCCCCGGCGAGGACCTCACCGCGGCGTGGCACGCGCTCGGAAGGCAGAGCGCGATCCTTGAGGGCTTCGTCAGCTTTTCCCGCGAGGTCTCGGTGGTGGCCGCCCGGCGGGCCGACGGCGCATTCTGCGCCTACGATGTGACCGAGAACGTCCACCGCGAGCATATCCTGCACACCTCCACGGTCCCCGCCACGCTCACCCCCGAGGCCGCCCGCAAGGCGCGCGCCATGGCGCGGGACATCGGCGACGCGCTCGAATACGAGGGCGTGTTCGCGGTCGAGATGTTCGTGGTCTGCCAGGGCTCGAGCGAGCGGGTGATCGTGAATGAGATTGCGCCCCGTGTGCACAACAGCGGTCACTGGACCCAGGACGGCGCGGTCACGTCCCAATTCGAGCAGCATGTCCGCGCCATCGCCGGCTGGCCGCTCGGCGAGGTGTCCCGCCTCGGCCGGGCGCAGATGACCAATCTCATCGGTGCCGACGTGCATGACTGGCACGCGCTGCTCGCGGAGCCCGGCACGCACGTCCACCTCTATGGCAAGGAAGAGGCCCGCGCCGGCCGCAAGATGGGCCATGTGGTGCGGGTCGCGCGCGATCCACAGGCCTGCGCCAACCTTCCGGACAGCGAAGGCTGCTGA
- the purE gene encoding 5-(carboxyamino)imidazole ribonucleotide mutase, with the protein MSTADVAVIMGSQSDWETMRHAAETLEALGISHDCRIVSAHRTPDRMYAFARSARADGFKVIIAGAGGAAHLPGMVAALTSLPVFGVPVQSKALSGLDSLYSIVQMPAGIPVGTLAIGVAGATNAALLAAAVLALSDPALAERLDAWRAARTDAVAERPV; encoded by the coding sequence ATGAGCACGGCTGACGTTGCCGTCATCATGGGCAGCCAGTCCGATTGGGAGACCATGCGCCACGCAGCAGAAACGCTGGAGGCGCTCGGGATTTCGCACGACTGCCGCATCGTCTCCGCCCATCGCACGCCCGATCGCATGTATGCCTTCGCCCGGAGCGCGCGGGCGGACGGCTTCAAGGTGATCATCGCCGGTGCCGGCGGCGCGGCCCATTTGCCCGGAATGGTGGCGGCGCTGACCTCCCTGCCGGTATTCGGCGTGCCGGTTCAGTCCAAGGCGCTGTCCGGCCTCGACAGTCTCTACTCCATCGTACAGATGCCGGCCGGCATCCCGGTGGGAACGCTGGCCATCGGTGTCGCGGGGGCAACAAACGCGGCCCTTCTCGCGGCGGCTGTCCTGGCCCTCTCGGACCCTGCCCTCGCCGAGCGGCTCGACGCCTGGCGCGCCGCGCGCACCGATGCGGTGGCGGAACGGCCGGTCTGA